The following proteins come from a genomic window of Thalassoglobus sp. JC818:
- a CDS encoding KpsF/GutQ family sugar-phosphate isomerase has translation MSTSAKQLIPFSQFEQLRAGREIIRTEAEALLSMARELDASFLHAVDSISRCSGSVIVCGMGKAGLIGKKITATLSSTGTRAHFLHPAEAVHGDLGCLHPDDILLTLSNSGETEEILNVIPVAKRLGLSVISITATNQNSLAEQSDIVLPIGRTREACRWGLAPSTSTTAMLALGDALALVVSECKGFQPHNFAQFHPGGSLGQKLKPVVEVMRPRDQLRIASDRETVRQVISRSARPGRRTGAMLLVNEEEALTGIFTDSDLARLLESRQDELFDDPIASVMTRHPLTVSATALFSEVVDLLATRKISEIPVVDNHGAPVGLIDITDVIAWLPNEQTPGPHTQEN, from the coding sequence GTGAGCACCTCCGCCAAACAACTTATTCCTTTCAGCCAGTTCGAACAGTTACGAGCCGGCCGCGAGATTATTCGTACCGAGGCAGAAGCCCTCCTCAGCATGGCGAGGGAACTCGACGCATCGTTTCTGCACGCCGTCGATTCCATTTCCAGATGTTCCGGAAGTGTCATCGTCTGCGGAATGGGCAAAGCTGGCCTGATCGGCAAGAAGATTACCGCGACCCTCTCATCAACCGGCACGCGCGCCCACTTTCTCCATCCAGCGGAGGCAGTTCACGGCGACTTAGGCTGCCTCCATCCGGACGACATCCTGCTGACGCTTTCCAACAGCGGAGAAACAGAAGAAATTCTCAACGTCATTCCCGTTGCGAAAAGATTGGGATTGTCGGTGATCTCCATCACAGCCACGAATCAGAATTCCCTCGCGGAACAGTCCGATATCGTGCTTCCCATTGGAAGAACCCGAGAAGCCTGCCGATGGGGGCTTGCACCTTCGACCAGTACAACGGCGATGCTGGCCTTAGGAGACGCACTCGCACTCGTCGTCAGCGAATGCAAAGGATTTCAACCGCACAACTTCGCCCAGTTCCATCCGGGCGGAAGTCTTGGTCAGAAACTCAAACCTGTCGTTGAGGTGATGCGTCCACGTGATCAACTGCGGATCGCGTCTGATCGAGAAACAGTACGACAGGTAATTTCCCGTTCGGCACGTCCGGGACGCAGAACTGGCGCGATGCTTTTAGTCAATGAAGAAGAAGCCCTGACCGGGATCTTTACAGACAGTGACCTCGCCCGGCTCTTAGAGTCACGACAGGACGAACTCTTCGATGATCCCATTGCCAGCGTGATGACTCGACATCCGCTGACGGTTTCCGCAACGGCCCTCTTTTCAGAAGTCGTCGATCTTCTTGCAACTCGCAAGATCAGCGAGATTCCGGTCGTCGACAATCACGGGGCTCCCGTCGGGTTGATTGACATCACCGACGTCATTGCGTGGCTCCCGAATGAACAAACCCCCGGACCACATACGCAGGAGAACTGA
- a CDS encoding MotA/TolQ/ExbB proton channel family protein: protein MPEPNQFQEPGLVYRFFTAPWIWAGAMTWGLYQGLPHLPVGKDLAIRYFCGHPLERVLAGLFFVGFAIILIKAVTMIFERRAFRKVTTFGISNPSDELEENVARFQSHLTSTSQSLENTQWGRRLEHLLAFFKGRRNGDGLGEHLVYLSESAMDRLQASHALLQTVIWSIPILGFLGTVMGITLAIANVTPEQLDTSLDAVTGGLAVAFDTTALALSLSLVLGFASLFVKRAEEGLLTDIDERCRLEVNRCFPIGVTGDRSHPLFDAETKAAEDLLKQTAELISAQTETWSSALDELRQNWVSTLEQQQAHLSGSLSDGTETALSNHAQQLAEYRDQFLNAQKSLSEQLSKNLSGINDDRQASEAVLLERLNTLSSQIQQSAEEAATKQHRDLARTLDEFGTRVESWQSKTDSWQRQLEQLTLAMTRQSAALLEHGGQLERIVGQEEQLVRLQTQLDRNLEVVRTGETFEQTLHNLTAAVHLLTARARTRDAA from the coding sequence ATGCCTGAGCCAAATCAATTCCAGGAACCTGGCCTCGTCTATCGCTTCTTTACAGCGCCATGGATCTGGGCGGGGGCGATGACTTGGGGGTTGTACCAAGGTCTTCCTCATTTGCCTGTCGGCAAAGACCTCGCGATCCGTTATTTCTGCGGTCATCCACTGGAACGGGTTCTCGCCGGACTGTTCTTCGTCGGTTTCGCGATCATCCTGATCAAAGCGGTCACGATGATCTTCGAGCGAAGGGCGTTTCGTAAGGTGACGACCTTCGGAATCTCGAATCCGAGTGACGAGCTTGAGGAGAATGTGGCTCGTTTTCAGAGTCATCTGACCTCGACTTCCCAGTCGCTGGAAAACACCCAATGGGGACGCCGACTGGAGCATTTGCTCGCGTTCTTCAAGGGACGCCGAAACGGTGACGGGCTGGGCGAACATCTCGTTTATCTCTCTGAATCTGCGATGGATCGGTTGCAAGCGAGTCATGCACTCCTTCAAACGGTCATCTGGTCGATTCCTATTCTGGGATTCCTTGGAACTGTGATGGGAATCACGCTGGCGATTGCCAATGTGACTCCGGAGCAACTCGATACTTCCCTCGACGCTGTGACCGGTGGCCTCGCGGTTGCTTTTGATACGACGGCACTGGCGTTGTCATTGTCGCTAGTCCTCGGCTTTGCATCGCTGTTCGTCAAACGGGCAGAAGAGGGTTTGTTGACGGATATCGATGAGCGTTGCCGACTCGAAGTGAATCGTTGTTTCCCAATCGGAGTGACCGGAGATCGCTCGCATCCGTTGTTTGATGCTGAGACAAAAGCAGCCGAAGATCTTCTGAAGCAGACAGCCGAACTGATCAGCGCTCAAACGGAAACATGGTCATCAGCCCTTGATGAACTTCGACAGAACTGGGTTTCCACTCTTGAGCAGCAACAGGCTCATCTTTCCGGATCACTTTCAGACGGAACGGAAACTGCGCTCTCGAATCACGCTCAACAGCTGGCTGAATATCGGGACCAGTTCCTGAATGCTCAAAAGTCACTGAGTGAACAGCTGTCGAAGAACTTGTCTGGAATCAACGACGACCGGCAGGCATCAGAAGCTGTCCTGCTCGAGCGACTGAATACTCTTTCGTCTCAGATTCAGCAAAGTGCTGAGGAAGCGGCGACGAAGCAGCATCGCGACCTTGCAAGAACGCTTGATGAATTCGGAACCCGCGTCGAGTCCTGGCAGTCGAAAACTGATTCGTGGCAGCGACAGCTTGAGCAATTGACTTTGGCGATGACCCGTCAGAGTGCAGCGTTGCTTGAACATGGAGGACAGCTGGAACGGATTGTCGGCCAGGAAGAACAACTGGTCCGGCTTCAGACTCAACTCGATCGAAATCTCGAAGTTGTCCGGACAGGAGAAACGTTCGAGCAAACGCTTCACAACCTCACCGCAGCTGTGCACCTGCTGACAGCAAGAGCCCGAACTCGGGATGCCGCGTAA
- a CDS encoding sugar phosphate isomerase/epimerase yields MGRPVTLFTGQWADLPLEELAKKAKGFGYDGLELACWGDHFEVDKALSDDTYCAKKRDLLERHDLKLFAISNHLVGQAVCDNIDERHKSILPEYVWGDGDPAGVNERAIEEMKNTARAAQKLGVGVVNGFTGSSIWHLLYDFPPTPKSMLDGGFQQFADRWHPILDVFQECGVRFALEVHPTEIAFDIYSAERALAAIDRREEFGFNFDPSHLIWQGVDPVEFIRAFPDRIYHVHMKDAATTLNGRSGILASHLSFGDPRRGWDFRSVGRGGVRFEEIIRALNAAGYPADMPLSVEWEDSGMNRDQGAAEAADFCHNIDFEPSNVAFDAAFAE; encoded by the coding sequence ATGGGTCGTCCTGTTACCTTGTTCACTGGCCAATGGGCGGATCTACCGCTGGAAGAACTCGCTAAAAAGGCCAAAGGGTTCGGGTACGATGGATTGGAACTCGCCTGTTGGGGAGACCACTTCGAAGTCGACAAAGCCCTCTCTGACGACACTTACTGCGCGAAAAAACGTGATCTTCTGGAACGCCACGATCTCAAGCTCTTCGCGATTTCCAACCACCTCGTCGGTCAGGCTGTCTGCGACAACATCGATGAACGCCATAAGTCGATTCTTCCAGAATACGTTTGGGGAGATGGTGACCCTGCCGGAGTCAACGAACGAGCCATCGAAGAGATGAAGAACACCGCTCGCGCTGCCCAGAAGCTGGGAGTGGGAGTGGTTAACGGTTTCACCGGTTCCAGCATTTGGCATCTGCTCTACGATTTCCCACCGACACCGAAGTCGATGCTCGATGGTGGATTTCAGCAGTTCGCCGATCGTTGGCATCCGATTCTTGACGTCTTCCAGGAATGCGGAGTGCGTTTCGCTCTGGAAGTTCACCCGACTGAAATCGCCTTTGACATCTACTCAGCCGAACGAGCACTGGCTGCGATCGATCGCCGCGAAGAATTCGGATTCAACTTCGATCCAAGCCACTTGATCTGGCAGGGAGTTGATCCGGTCGAGTTCATTCGAGCATTCCCGGACCGAATCTACCACGTGCACATGAAAGATGCTGCGACAACTCTTAACGGACGCAGCGGAATTCTGGCCAGCCATCTTTCCTTCGGCGATCCACGACGCGGCTGGGACTTCCGCAGCGTGGGACGTGGCGGAGTTCGCTTCGAAGAAATCATTCGCGCTTTGAATGCCGCTGGATATCCAGCCGACATGCCACTCTCTGTCGAGTGGGAAGATTCCGGCATGAACCGAGATCAAGGTGCCGCAGAAGCTGCTGACTTCTGTCACAACATTGATTTCGAGCCAAGCAACGTCGCCTTCGACGCAGCATTTGCAGAATAG
- a CDS encoding DUF1080 domain-containing protein: MIRTLLALSAFVVLSQGFTSNHANAADPSAGEWKTIFNGEDLSGWDGDSRLWSVRDGVIHGETTAENSANGNTFLIWEEEPVSDFELSLAFRCSTTNNSGIQYRSRHINPDEARNKWVVRGYQHEIRNENELPSVAGFIYDEGGKRGRMCLVGEKAVWTADGKELVETFLTADEFKKLFKLDDWNEVRIVAKGHRLQHYLNGTLILDCTDNHPEFARTEGVLALQLHAGKPMWVEFKDLKIRQAK; this comes from the coding sequence ATGATAAGAACACTGCTCGCTCTTTCTGCATTCGTCGTCCTGTCTCAAGGATTTACGTCAAATCATGCCAATGCTGCTGACCCGTCAGCAGGTGAATGGAAAACGATTTTCAACGGTGAAGATCTGTCCGGTTGGGATGGAGATTCCCGCTTGTGGTCGGTCCGAGATGGTGTGATTCATGGGGAAACGACTGCTGAAAATTCAGCCAACGGAAACACATTCCTGATCTGGGAAGAAGAGCCCGTCTCTGATTTTGAGTTGTCACTGGCGTTTCGTTGTTCAACAACGAACAACTCCGGAATTCAATATCGCTCGCGACATATCAACCCGGATGAAGCTCGAAACAAATGGGTGGTTCGCGGCTACCAACACGAAATCCGTAACGAAAACGAACTCCCCAGCGTCGCTGGGTTCATTTACGACGAAGGTGGCAAACGCGGCCGGATGTGTCTGGTCGGAGAAAAAGCCGTTTGGACTGCCGACGGAAAAGAGCTTGTCGAAACTTTCCTGACCGCAGACGAGTTTAAGAAACTCTTCAAACTCGATGACTGGAACGAAGTCCGAATCGTTGCCAAAGGTCATCGTTTGCAGCACTACCTCAACGGAACGCTGATTCTCGATTGCACCGACAACCATCCCGAGTTCGCGAGGACTGAAGGCGTTTTGGCTTTGCAGCTGCATGCAGGCAAGCCCATGTGGGTGGAATTCAAAGACCTCAAAATCCGTCAAGCGAAGTAA
- a CDS encoding DUF1559 domain-containing protein, with translation MRRNSRDRSRARNGFTVVELMVAMGVIGVLLAITIPAVQSARESARRTQCLSHVKQIGLAFHQFEEVYGHFPGAIVNREYWNVQVLPFLEQEKPIVVNGKTMNPVSSREVMACPSDPESTGAGMYESYLMSDGTNRHFRDGFNSNQLNDPISPRDVTDGLSTTLALSERLVSLGGTAQSYIPFDSLQWNHRLMLRTSVFHEDLDAFAEECETRSHLPRYTLYDEEEFTTVQTPNRNSCTNGDLNDLRSGSYAAVTVTSLHPGGVNVGMGDGAARFIADTIDRNVWRALGTRNGNEIIPGDNF, from the coding sequence ATGAGACGGAATTCGAGAGATCGTTCGCGAGCTCGAAATGGATTTACCGTTGTGGAACTCATGGTCGCAATGGGTGTGATCGGAGTCCTTCTCGCGATCACAATTCCCGCCGTCCAGAGTGCCCGAGAGTCCGCTCGTCGGACGCAATGTCTGTCGCACGTCAAGCAAATTGGTCTGGCGTTCCATCAGTTTGAGGAAGTCTACGGCCACTTCCCCGGGGCGATTGTCAATCGAGAATACTGGAACGTTCAAGTGCTCCCGTTCCTGGAGCAGGAAAAACCGATCGTTGTAAACGGCAAGACGATGAACCCGGTCTCGTCACGGGAAGTCATGGCGTGTCCCTCCGATCCGGAAAGCACCGGAGCCGGGATGTACGAAAGCTACCTGATGTCGGACGGCACGAATCGACATTTTCGGGATGGGTTCAACTCGAATCAGTTGAACGACCCGATCTCACCTCGTGATGTCACTGATGGCCTGTCTACGACTCTTGCTCTTTCTGAACGTCTCGTCTCGCTCGGGGGCACCGCTCAATCTTACATTCCTTTTGACAGTCTCCAATGGAATCACCGGCTGATGCTCCGAACGAGTGTCTTTCATGAAGATCTCGATGCTTTTGCAGAGGAGTGCGAAACCCGTTCCCATCTTCCTCGATATACACTCTACGACGAAGAGGAATTTACGACTGTTCAGACCCCCAATCGTAACAGTTGCACAAACGGAGATCTCAACGACCTTCGGTCGGGGTCGTACGCTGCCGTGACCGTGACCAGCCTGCATCCCGGCGGCGTCAATGTGGGGATGGGGGACGGTGCCGCTCGATTTATCGCGGACACCATCGATCGCAATGTCTGGCGGGCTCTGGGAACTCGAAATGGAAACGAAATCATTCCAGGGGATAATTTCTGA
- a CDS encoding tetratricopeptide repeat protein, whose translation MLSAFGVTSWAINRVGWAFGYYDYYNPYATSTYIDNSSMVYNYSQPLIMTPDETTLSADPQSDLTETPIPEEVLSNFDQARVDFYNEDYQAALKSTDAALGELPNDAVIHEFRALVSFALGNYNEAAATLYAVLSVGPGWDWTTMSGLYPSVDVYTTQLRALESYCRSNPQDQPARFVLAYHYVTAGHDEAAIRQLQGLVEANPQDQVSREMLERLDPDAEIPDSPKQVEPPKPTQAISEDQLVGTWTATRGDSTFEMTLGADREFSWSYSQSGGDAQKVTGVWGIDDDGILAMEMNDEGTMLAQVIVKGNSLDFYMLGDTQGQDPLKFQKK comes from the coding sequence GTGTTGTCAGCCTTCGGTGTGACAAGTTGGGCCATCAATCGAGTCGGTTGGGCCTTCGGTTATTACGACTATTACAACCCGTATGCGACTTCGACTTACATTGACAACAGCTCAATGGTCTACAACTACAGCCAACCACTCATTATGACACCTGATGAGACGACACTTTCCGCGGATCCGCAAAGTGATCTCACCGAGACACCGATTCCGGAAGAAGTTCTCAGTAACTTCGATCAGGCGCGTGTCGACTTCTACAACGAAGACTATCAAGCTGCGTTGAAATCGACGGATGCAGCTTTGGGAGAGTTGCCAAACGACGCGGTGATTCATGAGTTCCGAGCGTTGGTTTCCTTCGCATTAGGAAACTACAACGAAGCAGCCGCGACGCTTTATGCGGTTCTCAGTGTCGGTCCCGGCTGGGACTGGACCACGATGAGCGGTCTCTATCCGAGCGTCGATGTCTACACGACTCAGCTTCGTGCACTGGAAAGTTACTGCCGTTCGAATCCACAGGATCAACCTGCCCGATTTGTCTTGGCTTACCACTACGTGACCGCCGGACACGACGAAGCAGCAATCCGACAACTGCAAGGACTCGTCGAAGCAAATCCTCAGGATCAGGTTTCACGCGAGATGCTCGAACGACTCGATCCAGACGCAGAAATTCCGGACAGCCCAAAACAAGTTGAACCTCCAAAACCAACGCAGGCGATTTCGGAAGACCAGTTGGTGGGGACATGGACAGCCACACGCGGGGATTCGACCTTCGAGATGACACTCGGAGCTGACCGTGAATTCAGTTGGTCATACTCGCAGTCCGGCGGAGACGCTCAGAAAGTGACCGGAGTTTGGGGGATCGATGACGACGGAATTCTCGCCATGGAAATGAATGACGAAGGGACAATGCTTGCCCAAGTCATCGTGAAGGGAAATTCACTCGACTTCTACATGCTCGGAGACACTCAGGGGCAGGACCCGCTGAAGTTTCAGAAGAAGTAG
- a CDS encoding alpha/beta hydrolase, with the protein MMFRAKQIQFALLTIIVQFATAPDLMAQDSPTGGPSLDEVFLFRPSRFPEGNWSPMNLRFEDVEFQSEDGTKLHGWFCPAPSSVAHVLYLHGTGKNLSDRAQLLEKLTKQHRLSVMIFDYRGYGRSEGLPTVDGAIADSFAARAKFAEIAQIPESEIVLMGRSLGGAMAIQIAAVLPPRGMILESTFASYRGVAELHAPKFAFLIPDEKLHSVELISEINTSFLISHGDRDRLIPFAAGQKLFRAAPAPKKFIRIPGADHNDPQSNNYYKALDRFLRSLPRMIQSQ; encoded by the coding sequence ATGATGTTCCGGGCAAAGCAGATTCAGTTCGCGCTACTGACAATCATCGTTCAGTTTGCAACCGCTCCAGACTTGATGGCTCAAGACTCACCAACAGGTGGGCCGTCGCTGGACGAAGTCTTCCTGTTTCGTCCTTCCAGATTTCCAGAAGGAAACTGGAGTCCGATGAATCTGCGTTTCGAAGACGTCGAGTTTCAATCTGAGGATGGCACGAAGCTTCATGGCTGGTTTTGCCCCGCTCCCAGTTCCGTCGCGCATGTCCTCTATCTTCACGGGACCGGTAAGAACCTCAGCGATCGCGCTCAACTTCTTGAGAAGCTCACCAAGCAACATCGGCTCAGCGTGATGATATTCGATTACCGAGGCTATGGACGTTCGGAGGGGCTCCCGACAGTTGACGGAGCGATTGCTGACAGCTTCGCAGCACGGGCCAAATTTGCTGAGATCGCCCAAATCCCTGAGTCCGAGATCGTACTAATGGGGCGATCACTCGGGGGGGCCATGGCCATCCAAATCGCCGCTGTCCTCCCCCCACGCGGGATGATTCTGGAAAGCACGTTCGCTTCTTACCGGGGAGTCGCAGAACTGCACGCCCCGAAGTTCGCATTTCTAATTCCGGACGAAAAACTCCACTCCGTCGAACTGATCTCAGAGATCAACACGAGCTTCCTGATCAGCCACGGCGACCGCGACCGGCTCATACCATTCGCCGCAGGTCAAAAACTCTTTCGAGCAGCCCCTGCCCCCAAAAAGTTCATCCGAATTCCCGGCGCCGACCACAACGATCCCCAGTCAAACAATTACTACAAAGCACTCGATCGATTTCTGAGATCGCTTCCACGGATGATCCAATCGCAGTAG
- a CDS encoding protein phosphatase 2C domain-containing protein, with translation MESSAGENWEERYLKEFRRKFFAPNRSELKLTYGARTDVGRVRKRNEDHFAVIRNGRTRQIMLSNLDHHLQDYPEHVTFGLVVADGVGGGRRGDYASQLVLQTMLELSGRATSWVMRLTDFEAQEVRERVDSYAAEIQSTFRKLMNDDPELSGMGTTWTSAHILGNDLLVVHVGDSRAYLSSEGQLTQLTRDHTLGQELVDHGLPESEAKRFRHMLTNSFGGTSEKVRAEIAHLEVQAGDRLILCTDGLSDMLSQETMQQVLIEEAEPQSAADRLVELALAAGGRDNVTTIVAHFHPDEEVSKEDIARLAETDVDVDILRD, from the coding sequence GTGGAATCTTCAGCGGGCGAAAATTGGGAAGAGCGGTATCTGAAAGAATTTCGAAGAAAGTTCTTTGCACCGAATCGATCCGAGCTCAAACTCACTTACGGAGCACGGACGGATGTGGGGCGGGTCCGGAAGCGAAACGAGGATCACTTCGCAGTCATCCGCAACGGTCGCACTCGACAGATCATGCTGTCGAATCTTGATCACCATCTTCAGGATTATCCTGAGCACGTTACTTTTGGACTCGTTGTCGCTGACGGAGTTGGTGGAGGTCGGCGAGGAGACTACGCGAGCCAGCTTGTGCTGCAAACGATGCTCGAACTCTCAGGACGGGCGACCAGCTGGGTGATGCGTTTGACGGATTTCGAAGCCCAGGAGGTCCGGGAACGTGTCGATTCTTATGCTGCTGAAATCCAAAGCACGTTCCGCAAATTGATGAATGACGATCCAGAGTTGAGCGGAATGGGAACGACTTGGACCTCTGCCCACATCCTGGGCAACGATCTTCTCGTCGTTCATGTTGGCGACTCGCGAGCTTATCTCAGCAGCGAAGGACAACTGACTCAACTCACACGCGATCACACACTCGGCCAGGAACTTGTCGACCATGGACTGCCAGAGTCAGAAGCCAAGCGTTTCCGTCACATGCTGACCAACAGCTTCGGAGGAACCAGCGAGAAGGTTCGAGCAGAGATCGCTCACCTTGAAGTTCAAGCGGGTGACCGACTCATTCTCTGCACAGATGGTCTCAGCGACATGCTCTCTCAAGAGACGATGCAGCAAGTTCTAATTGAAGAAGCGGAACCACAATCGGCCGCTGATCGACTCGTCGAACTGGCACTCGCTGCGGGCGGTCGTGATAACGTGACGACGATTGTGGCGCACTTTCATCCCGATGAAGAAGTCTCCAAAGAAGATATCGCCCGCCTTGCGGAGACGGATGTCGACGTTGATATTTTGCGAGACTGA
- a CDS encoding sigma-70 family RNA polymerase sigma factor codes for MSEKFNHPVMKQLTEQQKRYAPIDKRLEQMDRAEKLLTQIDEDRSYRYQDLCEQLTTFRPDKYPDLSIDGGDLAHDLRLFVEELSATTNLPVEQAGEPVLTVNDLSEEYNVSTKTVDRWRKRGLVSRRFRFGNRSRVGFLRSSVDRFVNEHHTEIQRGSKFSQITETERQEMIAKARRLAIHGACPSEVSKRLSRAFNRSPEAIRYTIKQYDEENPENAVFPNSTVPLTDDRKMEIYQRFINGMSVELLAEEFCRTKTSVYRIVNEVRASILLSSPVAFMDSPEFHEDGKEREILGPPPEVEQSGRVMKAPPGLPPYLASLYTVPLLTREQEGYYFRKMNYLKFKAAELQEQIDLKQPKSRQLDKLEDLINQAVAVKNFLIRSNLRLVVSIAKRHMKPTVNFFEMVSDGNMSLMRAIEKFDYTKGNKFSTYATWAIMKNYARSIPAENKVLDRFRTGNEEVFHFSEDDRGSQFYDEVTNARQHEVIMSILEHLDDREKSIILHRYGLEKGSEPETLEQVGSRFGVTKERIRQIEARAMQKIRKIATEENLEIPGI; via the coding sequence ATGAGCGAGAAGTTCAATCATCCGGTCATGAAACAACTGACCGAACAGCAGAAACGATACGCTCCGATTGATAAGCGTCTCGAGCAAATGGATCGCGCAGAAAAACTTCTGACGCAGATCGATGAAGATCGCTCCTATCGATATCAGGATCTCTGCGAACAGCTAACGACATTCCGCCCTGACAAATATCCAGACCTGTCGATTGACGGCGGCGACCTGGCTCATGACCTCCGACTATTCGTCGAAGAACTCTCGGCAACAACAAACCTGCCCGTCGAACAGGCTGGCGAACCCGTTTTGACCGTCAATGATCTGAGCGAAGAGTACAACGTTTCAACGAAGACCGTTGATCGCTGGCGAAAACGCGGACTTGTGAGTCGTCGATTCCGCTTCGGAAATCGATCACGTGTCGGCTTCCTCCGCTCATCCGTCGATCGATTCGTCAACGAGCATCATACCGAAATTCAGCGAGGCTCCAAGTTCTCACAGATTACAGAAACTGAACGCCAAGAGATGATCGCCAAAGCCCGCCGGCTCGCCATTCATGGTGCGTGTCCGTCGGAAGTCAGTAAGCGGCTCTCTCGCGCATTCAACCGATCGCCAGAAGCGATTCGGTACACAATCAAGCAATACGACGAAGAAAACCCCGAGAACGCAGTGTTCCCGAATTCGACTGTTCCACTGACCGATGACCGCAAGATGGAGATCTACCAACGCTTCATCAACGGGATGTCTGTTGAGTTGCTCGCGGAAGAATTCTGTCGCACGAAGACCAGCGTCTACCGAATTGTGAACGAAGTGCGAGCTTCGATTCTGCTCAGTAGCCCGGTCGCGTTCATGGACAGCCCCGAGTTTCACGAAGACGGCAAAGAACGGGAAATTCTCGGACCACCGCCAGAAGTTGAACAATCCGGCCGCGTTATGAAGGCTCCTCCTGGACTGCCTCCATACCTCGCCAGTTTGTACACCGTTCCGCTTCTGACACGGGAGCAGGAAGGGTACTACTTCCGGAAGATGAACTACCTGAAGTTCAAAGCTGCCGAACTACAAGAACAGATCGACCTCAAGCAGCCGAAAAGTCGGCAACTTGACAAGCTTGAAGACCTGATCAATCAAGCGGTCGCGGTCAAGAACTTCCTGATTCGCAGTAACCTGCGACTCGTCGTTTCCATCGCCAAACGACACATGAAGCCGACCGTCAACTTCTTCGAGATGGTCAGCGACGGAAACATGTCGTTGATGCGTGCGATCGAGAAGTTCGATTACACCAAAGGGAACAAGTTCTCGACCTACGCCACCTGGGCGATCATGAAGAACTACGCCCGTTCGATTCCGGCAGAGAACAAGGTTCTCGATCGATTCCGAACCGGGAACGAGGAAGTATTCCACTTCTCCGAAGATGATCGAGGAAGTCAGTTCTACGATGAGGTGACTAACGCGCGACAGCACGAAGTCATCATGTCGATCCTGGAACACCTCGACGACCGTGAGAAGTCAATCATCCTTCATCGATATGGACTGGAGAAAGGTTCCGAACCGGAAACACTCGAACAAGTTGGTTCGAGGTTCGGGGTGACCAAAGAACGGATTCGTCAGATTGAAGCCCGTGCGATGCAGAAGATTCGAAAGATCGCCACTGAAGAGAACCTGGAGATTCCGGGAATCTAA